A single region of the Fimbriimonadaceae bacterium genome encodes:
- a CDS encoding DUF2330 domain-containing protein, protein MKTRVEYHRQTNMKSVARSAVFGTFALSSVIAAACCIAYGENKVELAGERAIIVWNSKTKMQHFIRTAKFEGQAKDFGFIVPTPTEPEISKAEMGALTKLDTIKAREKKASRNAVSLGGGGFGGGRGVTEVKKVNIGNYEATVLKATDPKAMTNWLRTNGYNARPAVEEWVSYYTKQGWYFSAFKYTGGTSTRTETTLVRLSFKTDVPHYPYKMPSDTWPNGHVRPMELFVITDQHIHARYKGVYQMWEARQTVLTTMTNAEKNFIADQVGLKASDMPEKAELFVFDNNQNKYGFDKDLVFIKNSTNLDPQWLWLLCIPAAMVVVWRQRKP, encoded by the coding sequence ATGAAAACTCGGGTTGAGTATCACCGTCAGACAAACATGAAGTCTGTCGCTCGTTCAGCAGTTTTCGGCACGTTCGCCCTCTCGTCCGTCATCGCCGCAGCTTGTTGCATCGCCTATGGCGAGAACAAAGTCGAACTCGCCGGGGAGCGTGCAATCATCGTCTGGAACTCCAAAACGAAGATGCAGCACTTTATCAGGACTGCGAAGTTTGAGGGCCAAGCGAAGGACTTCGGCTTTATCGTCCCCACGCCTACCGAACCCGAGATCTCCAAAGCCGAGATGGGAGCATTGACAAAGCTCGATACGATTAAGGCACGGGAAAAGAAAGCATCACGTAATGCTGTGAGCTTGGGCGGGGGAGGCTTTGGTGGAGGCCGTGGTGTCACCGAAGTCAAAAAGGTAAATATCGGGAATTACGAAGCGACTGTCCTGAAGGCCACCGACCCGAAGGCAATGACGAACTGGCTGCGAACAAACGGATACAATGCCCGACCCGCCGTTGAAGAATGGGTCTCTTATTACACAAAACAAGGTTGGTATTTCTCAGCCTTCAAATACACAGGTGGCACATCAACTCGGACCGAAACGACCCTTGTGAGGCTCAGTTTCAAGACAGACGTACCCCACTACCCCTACAAAATGCCGAGCGATACCTGGCCCAATGGGCACGTACGCCCCATGGAGTTGTTCGTGATCACCGATCAGCACATTCATGCCCGATATAAAGGCGTTTATCAGATGTGGGAAGCTCGACAGACCGTGCTCACGACAATGACAAACGCCGAGAAGAACTTCATTGCCGATCAGGTAGGGCTCAAAGCAAGCGATATGCCAGAAAAAGCTGAGTTATTCGTGTTCGATAACAATCAGAACAAATATGGCTTCGATAAGGATTTAGTGTTTATCAAAAACTCTACGAACCTTGATCCGCAATGGCTTTGGCTACTATGTATCCCCGCGGCGATGGTCGTGGTCTGGCGTCAGAGAAAACCGTAA
- a CDS encoding DNA starvation/stationary phase protection protein, whose protein sequence is MTQTSCNILGHDVAGQLGEHLQASLVDLIAIASQAKQAHWNVTGQNFRELHQQFDELVDVARDVADEIAERMAAIGVSPDGRAVTVVNNSTLMAMPNGFLRDRQAVEVLCGSLDKTCRTLRSRIETVGGLDLVSQDVLISGLRGLEKQFWMLRTRLEEPR, encoded by the coding sequence ATGACCCAGACAAGTTGCAACATTCTTGGACATGATGTCGCCGGACAGCTTGGCGAACATCTTCAGGCCTCTCTCGTCGATCTTATCGCCATTGCTTCTCAGGCCAAGCAGGCTCATTGGAACGTGACCGGACAGAACTTCCGCGAGCTTCATCAGCAGTTTGACGAGCTTGTGGATGTTGCCCGTGATGTGGCTGACGAGATCGCGGAGAGGATGGCTGCTATAGGAGTTTCGCCCGACGGCAGAGCGGTGACGGTTGTCAACAACTCCACACTGATGGCGATGCCGAACGGATTCCTGAGAGATCGTCAAGCTGTTGAGGTTTTGTGCGGAAGCTTGGATAAAACCTGCCGCACCCTTCGGTCGAGGATTGAAACTGTTGGTGGGCTCGATCTTGTCAGCCAAGACGTTCTTATAAGTGGGCTTCGAGGATTGGAGAAGCAGTTTTGGATGCTTCGGACGAGACTTGAAGAGCCTCGGTAG
- a CDS encoding DUF2330 domain-containing protein, with protein MMRTKAIAWIGAGILAAAIGHACCTAYGEDPILLSNEKAIIVWNEAQKTEHFIRQASFEGEAKDFGFIVPTPTQPEIAAVEETVFEVLSRFKPRDKGNIGCSAPDSVAGAASDTKSDVEVLDVVQVGDHKATVLKATDGQAMMNWLKQNGYKTRPAMTEWLDYYTKKAWIFTALKYTGAKANVTPTKAIRLSFKTDEPHYPYKMPTDTWPKGHVRPMTLFLISSGPVTAEYVGNGNAWEAREEWNNQVDSSKAKYVASLLKLDETHMPENTHVTALLNSTNEHGYDRDLTFKTRFELPSWASWSLIGFIIVSYFYFRRRARSRVVSA; from the coding sequence ATGATGCGAACGAAAGCTATTGCTTGGATAGGTGCGGGAATACTTGCCGCTGCCATTGGACATGCCTGCTGCACTGCCTACGGCGAAGACCCGATACTCCTATCCAACGAAAAAGCCATCATCGTCTGGAACGAAGCCCAAAAGACCGAGCACTTTATCCGACAGGCTTCGTTTGAAGGTGAAGCGAAGGACTTCGGGTTCATCGTTCCCACTCCAACTCAGCCGGAGATCGCAGCAGTTGAGGAAACCGTCTTTGAAGTTCTGTCGCGCTTCAAGCCTCGCGACAAAGGAAACATTGGATGTAGTGCCCCAGACTCAGTGGCCGGAGCAGCGAGCGACACCAAGTCTGATGTTGAAGTTCTTGACGTCGTCCAGGTTGGCGACCACAAAGCCACTGTGCTCAAAGCCACCGACGGCCAGGCCATGATGAACTGGCTGAAGCAGAACGGCTACAAAACTCGCCCCGCAATGACCGAATGGCTGGACTATTACACCAAAAAGGCGTGGATATTCACAGCGCTCAAGTACACCGGAGCCAAGGCAAACGTGACCCCAACCAAAGCCATCCGTCTCAGCTTCAAGACCGACGAGCCCCACTACCCATACAAGATGCCGACCGACACCTGGCCTAAAGGGCACGTTCGCCCGATGACCCTCTTCCTGATCTCCTCTGGCCCCGTCACCGCCGAATACGTCGGCAATGGCAATGCTTGGGAAGCTCGTGAGGAGTGGAACAATCAGGTCGATTCCTCTAAGGCGAAGTACGTCGCATCCCTGCTCAAACTGGATGAGACGCACATGCCAGAAAACACTCACGTGACAGCCCTGCTGAACAGCACAAATGAGCACGGCTACGATCGTGATCTCACTTTCAAGACACGCTTTGAGTTGCCCAGTTGGGCTTCATGGTCGTTGATCGGATTTATCATCGTGTCGTACTTCTACTTCCGAAGAAGAGCACGATCCCGGGTTGTTTCTGCCTGA
- a CDS encoding tetratricopeptide repeat protein: MVICSKCQTRNSLDSAFCKHCGEAADATAVASEKQKIEELVAEGFRLFNEGRVDEARLIAEKSIEELPEYTNALSLMGMCHERAGELNEALMCYEKIVEFNPDSALDKIKITQLRNMIAAKLIAPPEPSRRGALIGAFAATLLVISVGVALAGFISSQNKPDQRLAQNTPQSNLNSATNQNFQNPPNNQQNQPVNQQQPNIQQPNTDTVQQPNNSAGNNGTGRITPNSNVGEMPNVLGPLNPGLISIQPDNPPTGNNGNNGNTGNNGVVSDPNPPVTGGVNDPDVVVDPPTKPPKKTGVIEITVDNGNKPNAGGSVPVENNQNQMQALMQTARQQYLTGKYDLAAKTYEQALRAGADSATTNQRLGQCYEKLNRDSDAIQAYSRAVQAAQSQMANGGNKERLQNLIDSCQQAMRVLRGG, from the coding sequence ATGGTCATTTGCAGCAAGTGTCAAACCCGCAACAGTCTGGACAGTGCATTCTGTAAGCATTGCGGAGAAGCAGCGGACGCGACGGCAGTCGCCTCCGAGAAACAAAAGATTGAAGAGTTGGTCGCCGAGGGCTTCCGACTGTTCAACGAAGGCAGGGTCGATGAAGCTCGACTCATCGCCGAGAAGTCCATTGAGGAGTTGCCCGAATACACCAACGCGCTCTCACTCATGGGCATGTGCCACGAACGAGCGGGCGAACTGAACGAAGCTTTGATGTGCTACGAAAAGATCGTGGAGTTTAATCCCGACTCCGCCCTCGACAAGATCAAGATCACACAACTCCGAAACATGATCGCCGCAAAGCTGATAGCTCCGCCAGAGCCAAGCCGTCGAGGTGCACTAATAGGTGCGTTCGCCGCGACTCTCCTGGTCATCTCGGTAGGCGTCGCCCTCGCTGGGTTCATCTCAAGCCAGAATAAGCCGGATCAGAGGCTCGCCCAAAACACACCACAGTCGAATCTGAACTCGGCTACAAACCAGAATTTCCAAAACCCACCCAACAACCAGCAGAATCAGCCGGTCAACCAGCAACAGCCCAATATTCAGCAGCCGAATACCGACACGGTTCAGCAACCAAACAACAGTGCAGGCAACAATGGCACGGGACGCATCACCCCTAACTCCAATGTTGGCGAAATGCCAAATGTTCTCGGACCACTGAATCCAGGGCTTATTAGCATTCAGCCGGACAACCCACCCACCGGCAACAACGGCAACAACGGAAACACCGGAAACAACGGAGTAGTTAGCGACCCCAATCCTCCCGTTACTGGCGGAGTGAACGATCCAGATGTCGTAGTGGATCCTCCGACCAAGCCCCCGAAGAAGACGGGTGTGATTGAGATCACCGTCGACAACGGCAACAAGCCAAACGCAGGTGGCAGCGTACCGGTCGAGAATAACCAAAACCAGATGCAGGCGCTGATGCAAACGGCACGTCAGCAATACCTCACGGGCAAATACGATCTTGCCGCCAAAACCTATGAGCAAGCGCTTCGAGCTGGCGCAGATTCTGCGACAACAAATCAAAGGCTCGGACAGTGCTACGAAAAGCTGAATCGAGACTCTGATGCAATCCAAGCCTACAGC